The Pungitius pungitius chromosome 21, fPunPun2.1, whole genome shotgun sequence genome includes the window CTTGAAATAATGGATAACATAAAGAAAGGAAATACACTGGTGACCACATCCAATGTGTATTGAATTAATTATAGAACATTTATGGAAAATTGCATGTCAAGttatttactgtaaaatgtgttgggactttttttttctcaatgttttttaaattttgtgaAAAGAAGGAAACTCTCCCTGGGGAATCACCgcaatttccctttttttaacagGAACCCCCCCACTTAACTAAAATGTGCCTGTTCTCTTGGTTTCTCCGAGGAGACGCGGGAGATCAAGTagcccacacacactgtgcagtgtgtgtggaaGGGTAATGCCTCGGGAGCGCATCACAGGACGACAAACCCCCCCTTCTGCAAGACGCAGTGCCAGAATAGCGCGAGAATAGAGTGGCACAAAAGCTGCTTTCTTGTAGTTTGAAGGCAAAACGGGGAAGATCCTCTCGTCGAATGCGCACTTCTCTACTATAATGCCGAAATCCTCTTGATCATCGTCTTTGCTGGCTCGCGCACAGAGACATGTAgcggagagaaaaacaaggggGACTCCACCGGTGGAGGGATCTGGGGATGCACGGGCACGGTTACGGGTGATTCGTGCCGTTCTGCCGCCGCCAAACAAGACTGGATATGCTCACAGAAAGTGGGGACAAGTGAGTTTCGGGGCCCGCAGGATGGACACTGCGCAGGTGATCCTCTCCGTGTTGGTGGTTGTGATTATCATAGTGTCGTTGCTGTCCAACGTCCTGGTGCTGATCTGCTTCCTGTACAATCCGGAGATCCGCAAGCAGGTCCCCGGTCTGTTCAACCTCAACCTCACCTTCTGCAACTTGTTGCTGACCGTGTCCAACATGCCGCTCACGCTGGTGGGACTCGTCAGTGAGGCTCGGCCGGGGGGAGACGGCTTCTGCCAGATCGTGGGCTTCCTGGACACCTTCCTGTCCACCAACTCGATGCTGAGCATGGCAGCTCTGAGCATCGACAGGTGGATCGCCGTGGTGTTCCCCCTGAGGTACCACTCCAAAATGCGCCACAAAGACGCGGTTCTTGTGCTCGGGTACACGTGGGCGCACTCCATGTCCTTCTCCACGGTGGCCACCTGCTTCTCTTGGGTGGGATACCACCGGCTTTACGCGTCCTGCACCCTGTTCAACCCGAGGGCGAGCAGTCGGACCCAGTTTGTTATCTTCACCGTCTTTTTCCACTCCTTCACATTTTTCCTGTCTTTTATAGTGCTGTGTGTCACATACCTCAAAGTGCTTAAGGTGGCAAGGTTTCACTGTAAGCGGATTGACGTTATTACAATGCAAACTTTGGTTTTGCTGGTGGATATACATCCCAGGTGAGCTCTTTTGACTTATGATTTGTATTGTTTCTGCATTCTACTCTAACCAACCTGCACTGTAGGACTCACATTTTGGAGGCCCTATACaagaggatttttttaaagtgagcTTAGAAAAAGCGAACATATTGTACACACCAACGCCtctaaacaaaaagagaaaagtactGTTTCCCCTGATATGTGTAACTTAGTTTGAGCAATAATTCACATTAATTAAAGCCTAAAACGTTGCAGTTAATTACATTTGCCATGAGTGTATTGAGAGGATACAAACACTCTAAGGGCCAATataagcctctctctctctgtgtttggtTAATGTAGATTCTATAAGGTGCATGCTGGTGCTCTAAATCCTCCTGTCTTAACTCATACTGATGACCTCTATTTTACTTTAGTAATTAGTCTTAACTTCACAGCGTCGTTGCACTTCTGCTCACACAAAAATTGTTGAAAATTGTCATTCTTGAAGTGGGGATTCACACTTTGCTTCAACGCACCAGAGCTCAGCCTTATTTAATCCCCGcaacaacagaaataataaCAGATTGGCACCTGCTGTAGCTATCTTATGATATTTCTTTCCACTTATTGGTTTTTCCGTAATGTGGTGTCACCTGTGTTTTCCAGTGTTCGGCAGCgttgcctggaggagcagaggaggagacgacAGAGAGCCTCAAGGAAAATCAGCACCTTCATTGGCACCTTCATGCTGTGCTTCGCTCCCTATGTGATTACAAGGTGAGAAAGAGACCCGTGCATGCAGGCGGGAGAGGGAAACCACGTCGGCACACTGCGGCGTGCAGCACAACCCTTTTGTTCTGCTGGTTTCCCCCaaacctccctcctctgctgtcactccccccccaaccccatcccctcctcctcctcctttctgcctCCTCAATGCTTACTACCCACACCGCCCAGAGTTGGAAGATGAGATTGGCTGACCTTGTGATAACTAATATGCCTCTgctctgctgttgctgctgcattaGCACTTTTCTCCTCAAGCTCTTTGGGTGCATCAGATTGTTTGGGGTAATACACAAACatcaagagggagaagaggtcACATGAGGCCCTGAGGATGTGAATGTTCATTTCAATTTGTGAGATAAAACTTAACgtaaatatgtataatatgtattattCTTGCAAGGGGAGGAAAGAAATAACATAAAGAGATTGTAATATCTAATCCCTCACTTTTCTTCCCTTGCTTCTATTTTCTGCAGAGCAGTTAATTCCAGGGATTACCAAGAGTAACAAGGACAGTTTTTACTgccattgaaaaacattttttaaataaatattcagcaCCAGTAAAAGAAATTGCATTCTCCTCCATTGAATTTGGGTGGGGGCAGACATCTCAAAGAGGTATGCATATCTCAAAACGCGGACACAGAAAACCAGATTAGTCTTCACTTCGAAAATTGAGAATACAAGCTACCTGGGAAGCACTAGTACCAGTAGTACAAGTTTTCAATGCCCGTCGTCCCCCAGTCCTCCGTGTGGGCAGGACACAATTAGTCCAAACTGATTACAGCTGAGGCCACGTACACCTCCTGCCAGCACTGTTGCCTCAACCAGCTGCGCCCGACAAAGCCTTTCCA containing:
- the LOC119213293 gene encoding G-protein coupled receptor 26-like; amino-acid sequence: MDTAQVILSVLVVVIIIVSLLSNVLVLICFLYNPEIRKQVPGLFNLNLTFCNLLLTVSNMPLTLVGLVSEARPGGDGFCQIVGFLDTFLSTNSMLSMAALSIDRWIAVVFPLRYHSKMRHKDAVLVLGYTWAHSMSFSTVATCFSWVGYHRLYASCTLFNPRASSRTQFVIFTVFFHSFTFFLSFIVLCVTYLKVLKVARFHCKRIDVITMQTLVLLVDIHPSVRQRCLEEQRRRRQRASRKISTFIGTFMLCFAPYVITRIVELFPAVPITPHWGVVSKCLTYSKAACDPFVYSLLRHQYRKTCSEITNRLLKRSSMNASGPGHETQVHSIPAAE